The proteins below are encoded in one region of Candidatus Thiodiazotropha sp. LNASS1:
- a CDS encoding PQQ-dependent sugar dehydrogenase — protein sequence MKDYHKYIILLAALLVQLSTVASAETIATEKHRLGYETVVEGLSNPWSLAFLPGGGMLISERSGTLRIVNTLGKLETKPIEGLPDINQHGQGGLLDVVLHPKFKDNHWVYFSYAERDGKSYGTTVARGKLEGRRLQQVETIFRMARKTASRHHFGSRLVFDPQGYLYITLGDRGDREQAQDLNDHAGSVIRLNDDGSIPLQNPLFENGSGLPEIYSYGHRNIQGAALHPNNGKLWTHEHGPQGGDEINIPDPGANHGWPVITYGVNYVTGTKIGEGTTKAGMVQPIHYWVPSIAPSGMAFYTGDIFKNWKGNLFVGSLKFQQLVRLELDGEKVIHEERLLTGKLGRIRDIRQGPDGLIYLLTDSHDGKLIRLFPTP from the coding sequence ATGAAAGACTATCACAAATATATAATCTTACTGGCGGCACTGCTTGTACAGTTATCGACTGTAGCATCGGCTGAAACCATCGCCACTGAGAAACATCGTCTTGGTTACGAGACAGTCGTCGAAGGTCTTTCCAATCCCTGGTCGCTCGCTTTTCTACCTGGCGGCGGCATGCTGATCAGCGAACGCAGCGGAACCCTGCGCATCGTCAACACGCTAGGAAAACTTGAGACAAAGCCCATTGAGGGACTCCCCGATATCAACCAACATGGACAGGGAGGTCTCCTTGATGTTGTGCTGCATCCAAAATTCAAGGACAACCATTGGGTCTACTTCTCCTATGCCGAGCGGGATGGAAAATCCTACGGAACAACGGTAGCCCGCGGCAAACTGGAAGGCCGTCGCCTTCAACAAGTAGAAACCATATTTCGTATGGCACGTAAAACCGCATCCCGTCACCATTTCGGATCGCGCCTGGTATTTGATCCGCAGGGTTATTTATATATCACTCTGGGTGACCGGGGAGATCGCGAACAGGCACAGGACCTGAACGATCATGCTGGCTCTGTCATACGACTCAATGACGACGGGAGCATCCCGCTTCAGAATCCGTTGTTTGAAAACGGCAGTGGCTTACCGGAAATCTACAGCTATGGTCATAGAAACATCCAGGGCGCGGCGTTGCACCCGAATAATGGCAAACTGTGGACACATGAGCACGGGCCACAAGGGGGGGACGAGATAAACATACCCGATCCTGGAGCCAATCACGGCTGGCCTGTCATCACCTATGGGGTAAATTATGTCACTGGGACTAAGATCGGCGAAGGTACAACAAAGGCCGGCATGGTTCAGCCGATCCACTACTGGGTTCCATCCATCGCCCCATCCGGAATGGCCTTTTACACCGGCGACATCTTCAAAAACTGGAAGGGTAACCTGTTCGTCGGCTCACTAAAATTTCAGCAACTGGTGAGACTTGAACTTGATGGCGAGAAGGTGATCCATGAGGAGCGTCTACTCACCGGAAAATTAGGTAGGATTCGCGATATACGACAGGGCCCGGATGGGCTTATCTATCTGTTGACTGATTCACATGATGGAAAACTGATTCGATTATTTCCCACACCATAG
- a CDS encoding thiopurine S-methyltransferase — protein sequence MNSTDDRFKAPNDNWLQRWQDNNIGWHHTEFNQHLLNHWHALYLPQGSLVLAPLCGKSRDMAWLASQGYRIRGIELSPLAVEAFFEEHALDPRIETRSSFECWCDGPYEIYCGDIFDLETLDNSDVDAVYDRASLVALNPQQRTRYAQMLQRTLPKQSKVLLITMEYPQGEMEGPPFSVSDDEVRALFSERFSIQHLHSLNILQDTERYRDRGVSHMLEHVYLLK from the coding sequence ATGAATTCAACTGACGACAGGTTCAAGGCGCCAAACGATAACTGGCTGCAGCGCTGGCAGGATAATAACATCGGTTGGCATCATACCGAGTTTAATCAGCATTTGCTCAACCATTGGCATGCGCTCTATCTACCTCAAGGATCGCTGGTCCTGGCCCCTTTATGCGGCAAAAGCAGGGATATGGCCTGGTTGGCCAGCCAGGGATACCGGATACGCGGGATCGAGTTGAGCCCGCTGGCGGTTGAGGCATTCTTCGAAGAGCATGCGCTTGACCCCCGCATTGAAACCAGAAGCAGCTTTGAATGCTGGTGTGATGGACCCTACGAAATATATTGCGGTGACATTTTCGACCTGGAGACACTGGACAACAGCGATGTGGATGCTGTTTATGACCGTGCCTCCCTGGTTGCCCTGAATCCGCAGCAGCGCACCCGGTATGCCCAAATGCTGCAGCGGACGCTGCCAAAGCAATCAAAGGTATTACTGATTACCATGGAGTACCCCCAGGGGGAGATGGAAGGCCCTCCGTTCAGTGTTTCCGATGATGAAGTAAGAGCGTTATTTTCAGAGCGCTTCTCCATCCAGCATCTGCACAGCCTGAATATTCTGCAGGATACAGAGCGTTACCGGGACCGGGGTGTCAGCCATATGCTGGAGCATGTCTATCTCTTGAAGTAA
- a CDS encoding GNAT family N-acetyltransferase, translated as MLEERTQIEFASLSDAVEIGVLSKNEIEYGLGWRYTPKKITELIRHRSKNVVVARSGSTLVGFGIMTYYEHQANLDLLAVKRNYRRMKIGSDIVRWLEKVALTSGAFNVFVQVREQNKGAIQFYEALGYSVIETDTRYYSGVETGVVMARGLKRMIV; from the coding sequence GTGTTAGAAGAGAGAACTCAAATAGAGTTTGCCAGCCTTTCCGATGCTGTCGAAATCGGTGTATTGTCCAAGAACGAAATCGAGTATGGTCTGGGCTGGAGGTACACACCAAAAAAAATCACCGAACTCATACGACACAGAAGTAAAAATGTAGTGGTGGCCAGATCAGGCTCCACCTTGGTGGGTTTTGGGATTATGACCTACTACGAACATCAGGCCAATCTGGATCTGCTTGCGGTTAAGCGTAATTACCGGCGCATGAAAATTGGCAGCGATATTGTGCGATGGCTGGAGAAGGTGGCTTTAACCTCCGGTGCTTTTAATGTGTTTGTTCAGGTAAGAGAGCAAAACAAAGGTGCTATACAGTTCTATGAGGCGCTGGGTTACTCAGTGATTGAAACAGATACGCGATATTACAGCGGTGTCGAGACTGGGGTTGTCATGGCAAGGGGTTTGAAAAGGATGATTGTTTAG
- a CDS encoding ATP-binding protein, translating to MGEYGTPLFAIMLLITVGYGVRFGLPYLYAATALSNIGFLIAIRTAEFWLNLKFLSYSLLATNIIIPVFVAYLLRNLLIAKKQAQAANEAKSQFIANMSHEIRTPLTGIIGVSELMLRQPQSKGTKKNISIIESASKHLLSILNDILDFSKIEAGHLRINNIPFDLHALIIFVRNSYLASAHGKSLKFNMEVSADIPRHVIGDQTRLRQVLMNLVSNAIRFTNTGEIALKISEISGQDNKHLFHFEVSDTGVGISQDQLNVIFDRFTQLDNSDARVTGGTGLGMAIAYDLVDLMGSKLSVESQPGAGSRFFFDLALQEVNEEEFEVKEKVTATIITNSVELSEIAGQHLSDKQIDFSLMHEHSEIVEFITDHQSKTPLPVVIFDESCLLHDTMGDYYQLLVNPVISHSTILVRDDRKSMGELFKIHNAAIVVDDINHPRQLYNAINYVNCLKADSASSFASIGNVTPANRNLRLLIAEDSSINRYLIDETLKRAGYDVYMHESGESALDQLLKDSVDMAILDMQMPVVTGIDIVKQVRKSNAVNRTVPIIILTANKTHEARKKSIDAGANAFLTKPIDTAQFMQTIQDLLAETGRHDEVPSIQSS from the coding sequence ATGGGTGAATACGGTACGCCCCTGTTCGCCATCATGTTGCTTATCACTGTAGGCTACGGTGTCAGATTTGGGCTGCCCTACCTGTATGCAGCTACAGCACTCTCTAACATCGGCTTTCTCATAGCCATTAGAACCGCCGAATTTTGGCTGAATCTGAAGTTCCTCAGTTACAGCCTGCTGGCAACCAATATCATTATTCCCGTATTCGTTGCCTATCTCTTGAGAAATCTCCTGATTGCGAAAAAGCAGGCGCAGGCCGCCAATGAGGCTAAATCGCAATTTATCGCAAACATGAGCCATGAAATCCGCACCCCTTTGACAGGCATCATAGGAGTCAGCGAACTGATGCTCCGCCAGCCTCAGTCCAAGGGCACCAAAAAAAACATCTCGATTATCGAAAGTGCATCCAAACACCTTTTGTCTATCCTGAATGATATTTTGGATTTCTCGAAGATTGAAGCAGGTCATCTAAGGATTAACAATATACCGTTTGACCTGCATGCACTGATCATCTTCGTACGTAACAGTTATTTGGCAAGCGCTCATGGGAAATCATTGAAATTCAACATGGAAGTTTCAGCTGATATCCCGAGACATGTCATCGGAGACCAGACCAGATTACGGCAAGTTCTAATGAATCTGGTAAGCAATGCAATCAGGTTCACTAACACGGGGGAGATCGCTCTTAAAATCAGTGAAATATCCGGACAGGACAATAAACACCTGTTTCATTTCGAAGTCTCTGATACCGGAGTGGGCATCAGTCAAGATCAACTCAATGTGATTTTTGACAGATTCACACAACTCGATAACTCGGATGCAAGGGTGACTGGCGGTACCGGGCTCGGAATGGCGATAGCCTATGACCTGGTTGATCTGATGGGCAGTAAATTGTCGGTCGAGAGCCAACCAGGTGCAGGTAGCCGTTTTTTCTTTGATCTGGCTTTGCAGGAGGTTAATGAAGAAGAGTTCGAAGTAAAAGAAAAAGTTACTGCAACCATTATTACCAACAGCGTGGAACTTTCAGAAATTGCAGGCCAACACCTCTCTGATAAGCAGATAGATTTCAGCCTGATGCATGAGCATTCTGAGATCGTTGAGTTTATCACCGATCACCAGAGCAAGACGCCATTGCCGGTAGTCATATTCGATGAGTCCTGTTTACTGCACGATACTATGGGTGATTACTATCAGCTGCTTGTCAATCCTGTTATAAGTCATTCAACAATCCTTGTTCGTGACGATCGCAAATCCATGGGTGAGCTTTTCAAGATACATAACGCCGCCATTGTTGTTGATGACATCAATCACCCCAGGCAATTATATAACGCAATCAACTATGTAAATTGCCTGAAAGCGGATAGCGCCTCAAGTTTCGCATCGATTGGTAACGTGACGCCTGCCAACAGAAATTTGCGGCTACTCATAGCAGAAGACAGCTCCATCAACCGTTACCTCATTGATGAAACATTGAAACGTGCAGGCTATGACGTGTATATGCATGAAAGTGGTGAAAGCGCACTGGATCAGCTGTTAAAAGACTCTGTAGACATGGCCATCCTTGATATGCAAATGCCTGTTGTCACTGGCATTGATATCGTAAAACAAGTACGAAAAAGCAACGCTGTCAATCGAACTGTGCCAATCATTATATTAACCGCCAATAAGACTCACGAAGCACGTAAAAAATCCATCGATGCAGGCGCGAATGCCTTCCTTACCAAACCGATAGACACAGCCCAGTTCATGCAGACCATTCAGGACCTGCTGGCCGAGACCGGCAGACATGATGAAGTGCCTTCTATTCAGTCCAGCTGA
- a CDS encoding serine/threonine protein kinase, with amino-acid sequence MKVDSQEQAFANLTPDVLLDAVESTGVSCSGQMLALNSYENRVYQIGLDEGAPLVAKFYRPNRWSDQAILEEHRFTIELAEQEIPVIAPIIDKDGNTLLYHQGNRFTLYPCKGGRAPELDDPNHLLQLGRFIARIHLRGSTCGFEHRPSIDLDSFLHQPSSFLLENDFIPAHLVTAYETLLADLNERIEGCYARAGPFKTIRLHGDCHPGNILWRDEGPRIVDFDDARMGPAIQDLWMFLSGDRAYMSERAADLLEGYSQFYDFNPAELHLMEALRTMRLVHYAGWLARRWYDPAFPKAFPWFDTMAFWEEHILTLREQLAKMDEPPIAW; translated from the coding sequence ATGAAAGTGGATTCACAAGAGCAAGCGTTTGCCAACCTGACACCCGATGTGTTACTCGATGCCGTAGAATCGACAGGCGTCAGTTGCAGCGGTCAGATGCTTGCGCTCAACAGTTATGAAAACAGGGTTTATCAAATCGGCCTGGATGAGGGGGCGCCGTTGGTTGCCAAGTTCTATCGCCCAAATCGTTGGAGCGATCAGGCAATCCTGGAGGAGCACCGGTTTACCATTGAACTGGCAGAGCAGGAGATTCCGGTCATCGCACCCATCATTGATAAAGACGGGAACACCCTCCTGTATCATCAGGGTAACCGTTTTACCCTCTATCCCTGTAAAGGAGGACGCGCACCGGAACTGGATGATCCCAACCATCTGCTTCAACTGGGCAGGTTTATAGCCAGGATCCATCTGCGGGGCTCAACCTGCGGCTTTGAGCATCGGCCAAGTATCGACCTGGATAGTTTTCTGCACCAACCGAGTTCGTTTCTGCTGGAAAACGACTTTATTCCCGCCCACCTGGTGACCGCCTATGAAACCCTGCTTGCCGACCTGAACGAGCGGATAGAGGGCTGCTATGCCAGAGCCGGGCCCTTCAAAACCATACGATTACATGGCGATTGTCATCCAGGCAATATCCTGTGGCGTGATGAAGGACCGCGAATTGTCGATTTCGATGATGCCAGAATGGGGCCCGCGATACAGGATCTATGGATGTTTCTGTCCGGCGATCGCGCCTACATGAGCGAGCGGGCAGCTGATTTGCTGGAAGGGTACAGCCAGTTTTACGATTTCAATCCCGCAGAGCTCCATTTGATGGAGGCATTACGCACTATGAGGCTGGTCCACTACGCAGGATGGCTGGCCAGGCGCTGGTACGATCCCGCTTTCCCCAAGGCTTTTCCATGGTTCGATACCATGGCGTTCTGGGAGGAGCATATTTTGACGCTACGTGAGCAGCTGGCAAAAATGGATGAGCCTCCCATTGCCTGGTGA
- a CDS encoding YaeQ family protein, translated as MALKATVFKAEVEVSDMERGHYQTYNLTLARHPSETDKRLMVRLLAFLLNADEALSFTKGLSTDDEPDLWQKSLSDEIELWVELGQLDEKRLRRACGLAKQVIVYLYAEKSAAVWWSQQQDMVRRFSNLRIAMLAVVGDTRLESLAQRNMSLHATVQDNQVWLSDDQQTVTIDVQEWFP; from the coding sequence TTGGCACTGAAGGCAACTGTGTTTAAAGCGGAGGTTGAGGTGTCCGATATGGAGCGGGGACATTATCAGACCTATAATCTGACTCTGGCAAGACATCCTTCGGAAACGGACAAGCGGCTTATGGTGCGCTTGCTTGCATTTTTATTGAATGCCGATGAGGCGCTCTCATTCACCAAAGGGTTGTCTACCGATGATGAGCCTGATCTATGGCAGAAGAGCCTGAGCGACGAGATTGAGTTGTGGGTCGAACTGGGGCAGCTGGACGAAAAGCGCCTGCGGCGCGCATGCGGTTTGGCGAAACAGGTGATTGTCTATCTGTATGCAGAAAAAAGCGCCGCTGTTTGGTGGTCGCAGCAGCAGGATATGGTGCGCCGATTCTCCAATTTACGAATAGCCATGCTGGCCGTTGTCGGTGATACGCGGTTGGAATCGCTTGCTCAACGCAATATGTCCCTGCATGCCACGGTACAGGACAACCAGGTTTGGCTATCAGACGATCAGCAGACTGTAACCATCGATGTTCAGGAGTGGTTCCCCTGA
- a CDS encoding S8 family peptidase has protein sequence MIRLDKLTILGLSLVVTSFIAACGGGGGGGGDNGDVQRVTVSGSLIIPSFVVTDSDVNDVVTTPIPNHPLTAAQSVPNPVNIGGYVNQPREGFPGHSFNSGDPDDYFLIDMQAGQTLLLNIADLANDEDLDLFLYDINGQLIDASLGVTKFESLLIPADGQYYVNVYAVTGASNYLLSVGLTPQAQLPTGALRLSDEFLPQDVLVRFNELSVQARIEDPLLAQFRFDTENYGGGVQRLKLKEQAGVVASRAVAESQMSDQQRQKLDTLLAIKALKKRSDVDYAEPNYIVHPSATPNDEYYSLQWHYPQINLPQAWDITTGDNSVVVAVIDTGVLLDHPEMSGQLVAGYDFISDAESAGDGDGIDSNPNDEGDAVQEGASSSFHGTHVAGTIAARTNDSRGAAGVAWDSRIMPIRVLGKNGGNTLDLAEGIRYAAGLSNASGTTPVNRADIINMSLGGNADSQTTREAVAAARAEGVIMIAAAGNENTSQLSYPASNPGVVSVSAVDINRNLAFYSNYGSMIDVAAPGGDLRLDLNGDSRPDGVLSAGGDDSSDTLSYQLVFYNGTSMAAPHIAGVAALMKAAYPAMTPAEFDAMLAGGEMTSDLGDAGRDDLYGHGLIDAFRAVDAAQQRGGGGVPVDPALSVNPQSLNFSHNLQSATLFIEQIGGDLGSVQISEDISWLTLQANQVDASGYGSYSVVNDRSGLAAGTYSGTIQINAGSASSSVEIIMQVLDASISGDAGIHYVLLVNNDTDEVMQQFQVDAVGENVNYSFGDVASGDYLIFAGSDMDMDGIICDAGESCGAYATASQPSIITVESNDIIERDFTTSYEYQSPSSQSLGNQTRTLLLRRLDAE, from the coding sequence ATGATTCGATTGGATAAACTCACTATTTTAGGCCTCTCCCTGGTAGTGACGTCCTTTATTGCGGCTTGCGGTGGCGGTGGAGGAGGCGGTGGGGACAATGGGGATGTACAAAGGGTAACCGTCAGCGGCAGCCTGATCATTCCATCTTTCGTTGTCACAGACAGTGATGTCAACGATGTGGTGACCACCCCAATCCCCAACCATCCATTGACTGCAGCCCAGTCGGTACCCAACCCGGTCAATATCGGCGGATATGTCAATCAGCCTCGCGAAGGTTTTCCCGGCCATTCATTCAATAGCGGTGATCCGGATGATTACTTCCTCATCGATATGCAGGCGGGTCAGACATTGTTGCTGAATATCGCCGACCTGGCGAATGATGAGGATCTGGATCTGTTCCTTTATGATATCAATGGTCAATTGATCGATGCTTCATTGGGGGTCACCAAGTTCGAATCACTGCTGATTCCTGCGGATGGCCAGTACTATGTGAATGTCTATGCCGTAACCGGTGCATCCAATTATTTGCTCTCTGTTGGATTGACGCCGCAAGCCCAGCTGCCGACCGGTGCACTCAGGCTATCTGATGAATTTTTGCCGCAGGATGTTTTGGTCCGCTTTAATGAACTGTCGGTTCAGGCCCGTATTGAGGACCCTCTGTTAGCGCAGTTCCGGTTCGATACTGAAAACTACGGCGGCGGTGTGCAGCGACTGAAACTGAAAGAGCAGGCTGGCGTGGTGGCCTCCAGAGCTGTGGCGGAATCACAGATGTCCGATCAGCAACGGCAGAAGCTCGATACGCTGCTCGCTATCAAGGCATTAAAAAAACGCTCTGACGTCGATTATGCGGAACCCAATTACATCGTTCACCCCTCAGCCACGCCGAATGATGAATACTACAGCCTGCAGTGGCACTATCCGCAAATCAACCTGCCACAGGCCTGGGATATCACAACCGGGGACAACAGCGTTGTCGTGGCGGTCATTGATACAGGCGTACTGCTCGATCACCCGGAAATGAGTGGCCAACTGGTGGCAGGATACGATTTTATCTCAGATGCGGAGAGTGCCGGCGACGGTGACGGCATCGATAGCAATCCCAATGATGAGGGGGATGCGGTCCAGGAAGGCGCCTCCTCATCCTTTCACGGCACCCATGTGGCAGGTACGATTGCTGCGCGCACCAACGACAGCCGGGGTGCCGCCGGTGTTGCTTGGGATAGCAGGATCATGCCGATCCGCGTGCTGGGTAAGAACGGGGGCAACACGCTGGATCTTGCGGAGGGGATACGTTATGCGGCCGGGCTGTCGAATGCATCCGGCACAACACCAGTAAATCGGGCTGACATTATCAACATGAGTCTTGGTGGGAATGCCGACAGCCAGACAACACGGGAAGCAGTGGCGGCGGCCCGTGCCGAGGGTGTGATCATGATTGCCGCGGCGGGAAACGAGAACACCTCCCAGCTCTCCTATCCCGCTTCAAATCCTGGCGTGGTTTCAGTGAGTGCTGTGGACATCAATCGCAATCTCGCATTCTATTCCAACTATGGTTCGATGATCGATGTGGCGGCGCCGGGTGGTGATCTGCGATTGGATCTCAATGGCGATTCGAGGCCCGATGGCGTATTGAGTGCAGGAGGAGACGATTCATCCGATACGCTCAGCTATCAGTTGGTGTTCTATAACGGCACCTCCATGGCGGCACCCCATATTGCCGGTGTGGCGGCGCTGATGAAGGCGGCATACCCCGCTATGACACCCGCAGAGTTCGATGCCATGCTCGCCGGGGGAGAAATGACCAGCGATCTTGGTGATGCGGGAAGAGACGATCTCTATGGTCATGGTTTGATCGATGCCTTCAGAGCCGTGGACGCCGCGCAACAAAGGGGCGGGGGAGGGGTGCCTGTGGATCCGGCATTGAGCGTCAACCCTCAGAGCTTGAACTTCTCCCATAATCTGCAGAGCGCCACCCTCTTCATCGAACAGATCGGAGGGGATCTGGGAAGCGTTCAGATTTCAGAAGATATCAGTTGGTTGACGCTACAGGCCAACCAGGTCGATGCTTCCGGTTATGGCAGTTACAGTGTCGTCAACGATCGATCCGGACTGGCTGCGGGTACCTATTCGGGGACTATTCAGATCAACGCCGGAAGTGCAAGCTCGTCTGTGGAAATCATTATGCAGGTGCTCGATGCATCGATTTCCGGTGATGCAGGCATTCACTATGTACTACTGGTGAATAACGATACCGATGAGGTCATGCAGCAATTCCAGGTTGATGCGGTTGGTGAGAACGTTAACTACAGTTTCGGCGATGTGGCATCGGGCGACTACCTGATCTTTGCCGGTTCCGACATGGATATGGACGGTATCATATGCGATGCCGGCGAGTCTTGCGGCGCCTATGCAACCGCTTCACAACCCAGCATAATCACCGTTGAATCGAACGATATAATCGAACGGGATTTTACGACCTCGTATGAATACCAGTCTCCGAGCTCACAGTCCCTTGGAAATCAAACCCGGACACTGTTGTTGAGACGGCTGGATGCAGAGTAA
- the arfB gene encoding alternative ribosome rescue aminoacyl-tRNA hydrolase ArfB — protein sequence MTLAISRNVTIPDSEIEISAVRSQGSGGQNVNKVASAIHLRFDITASSLPERYRQRLLKLSDKRINKDGVVIIKAQRYRDQERNRQDALDRLQRLIARVLAKPKKRIPTKPTKASNRRRLDSKTRRGRQKALRRRVEE from the coding sequence ATGACACTTGCAATATCCAGAAACGTTACGATTCCTGACAGTGAGATTGAAATAAGCGCTGTTCGTTCACAAGGTTCAGGTGGACAAAATGTCAACAAAGTCGCATCCGCCATCCATTTGCGGTTTGATATAACTGCCTCCTCCTTGCCTGAGCGTTATCGCCAAAGGTTGTTGAAACTCAGTGACAAGCGCATCAATAAGGATGGGGTTGTCATCATCAAGGCGCAGCGGTATCGGGATCAGGAAAGAAATCGCCAGGATGCCCTGGATCGACTGCAACGGTTGATCGCACGGGTTTTGGCGAAACCTAAAAAGCGCATTCCGACGAAACCGACAAAGGCATCCAACAGGCGCAGACTGGATAGCAAAACCAGGCGTGGCAGGCAGAAGGCACTACGACGCAGGGTGGAAGAATAG
- a CDS encoding citrate synthase, with the protein MTAKYQLIQKDREQEGIDLDVIQPVVGPPAVDVTRLYRDQGLLTYDPGFMSTASCQSSITYIDGEAGVLEYRGYPIEQLAKEADYLEVVFLLLYGELPNRTQLHEFDDIITHHTMLNERLKDFFGGFHYDAHPMAIMVGVVGSLSAFYHDSLDINSPRHREVSAHRLIAKIPTIAAASYKHNVGEPIIYPDNELSYCGNLLHMMFATPCESYHPNPIAVEAMNLLFILHADHEQNASTSTVRLAGSSLANPFACIAAGIASLWGPAHGGANEAVLEMLTEIGDVSNIDKYIAKAKDKNDPFRLMGFGHRVYKNYDPRASILREMCKKVLNELADSNNPLFELALKLEEIALEDEYFVKRKLYPNVDFYSGIIYRALNIPNNMFTVMFAIARTVGWVSHWMEMMSDPLQRIGRPRQVYTGQPRRDFVPLNRRS; encoded by the coding sequence ATGACAGCTAAATATCAATTAATACAAAAAGATAGGGAGCAAGAAGGTATAGACCTAGATGTTATACAACCGGTCGTTGGTCCGCCGGCCGTCGATGTGACAAGGCTCTATCGTGACCAGGGGCTGTTGACCTATGATCCGGGGTTTATGTCAACGGCCAGTTGCCAAAGCAGTATCACCTATATCGATGGAGAAGCCGGGGTGCTGGAGTATCGCGGTTATCCCATCGAACAATTGGCGAAAGAGGCTGACTACCTGGAAGTGGTCTTTCTTCTGTTGTATGGCGAGTTGCCGAACAGGACCCAACTTCATGAATTCGATGACATCATCACCCACCACACAATGCTGAACGAACGGCTGAAGGATTTTTTTGGTGGTTTTCACTATGATGCCCATCCCATGGCTATCATGGTCGGAGTTGTAGGATCGCTTTCGGCTTTTTACCACGACTCCCTGGATATCAACAGCCCCCGGCATCGTGAAGTTTCCGCTCATCGACTGATTGCAAAAATACCGACAATTGCCGCCGCCAGCTATAAGCACAACGTGGGTGAGCCGATTATCTACCCGGATAATGAGCTCTCATATTGCGGCAATCTGCTGCACATGATGTTCGCAACACCCTGTGAATCCTACCATCCCAACCCAATTGCCGTAGAGGCGATGAATCTGCTGTTCATTCTGCATGCCGATCATGAACAGAATGCCAGTACTTCAACCGTTCGTCTGGCCGGTAGTTCTCTGGCCAATCCATTCGCCTGTATCGCTGCAGGCATCGCATCATTGTGGGGGCCTGCTCACGGCGGTGCCAACGAAGCGGTTTTGGAAATGCTGACAGAGATAGGTGATGTCTCCAATATCGACAAATATATTGCCAAGGCAAAAGATAAAAATGATCCGTTCCGGTTGATGGGGTTTGGTCATCGAGTCTACAAAAACTACGATCCACGCGCCAGTATCCTGCGGGAAATGTGTAAAAAAGTGCTCAATGAACTGGCAGACAGTAACAACCCCCTGTTTGAATTGGCGCTTAAGCTGGAGGAGATTGCCCTGGAAGATGAATACTTCGTGAAACGCAAACTCTATCCCAATGTGGATTTCTATTCCGGGATCATCTATCGCGCATTGAATATTCCCAACAATATGTTTACCGTGATGTTCGCAATCGCACGAACGGTCGGCTGGGTGTCTCACTGGATGGAGATGATGAGCGATCCATTGCAAAGAATAGGCCGTCCTCGCCAGGTCTATACGGGACAGCCCCGTCGTGATTTCGTTCCTCTCAACAGGCGATCATAG
- the greB gene encoding transcription elongation factor GreB, whose product MGRYRPPAPAKSPYITQTGYDLLKQEEQALWIRRRKVTQALAAAAAEGDRSENAEYIYRKKELREIDWRIRYLQKRVPILKVVNQLPSDQRQVFFSAWVSLECEDGTEQSYRIVGPDEIGIQADYISLDSPLAQALMGRSLDDQVIVETPNGTKQYWIVDIRYDKS is encoded by the coding sequence ATGGGACGATACAGACCACCTGCTCCAGCAAAATCCCCCTACATTACACAAACCGGGTATGACCTCCTTAAACAGGAAGAACAGGCCCTATGGATTCGTCGACGCAAAGTCACCCAGGCACTGGCGGCAGCGGCTGCGGAGGGAGACCGTTCCGAGAATGCGGAATATATCTACCGCAAAAAGGAGTTGCGAGAGATCGATTGGCGTATCCGATATCTGCAGAAAAGAGTGCCGATCCTGAAAGTCGTCAATCAGCTGCCAAGCGATCAACGACAGGTCTTTTTTTCCGCCTGGGTGAGTTTGGAATGCGAAGATGGAACCGAACAGAGTTATCGGATTGTTGGGCCCGATGAGATCGGTATACAAGCCGATTACATCAGCCTGGACTCACCCCTTGCACAGGCCCTGATGGGACGAAGCCTTGACGACCAGGTCATAGTCGAAACACCGAACGGTACCAAACAGTACTGGATTGTCGATATCCGCTACGATAAGAGTTGA